A stretch of the Archangium violaceum genome encodes the following:
- a CDS encoding coronafacic acid synthetase: MNPDILTVGGRGQASGGEVGPRLAQVRRAVRYADPSSWAMANAVDAALTASPRPLDTNRVALVNLGLQGPSEAMAQVAGSVWEGSVSPVRFPAASPSAAVALSCIAWGIRGPTLSLLQPLRQGLPVALALARGWLGRGQVEGVLLASFHLPAGGAPPRAACVLLTPSPEGEPANVEQLLGFFSTSLG, translated from the coding sequence ATGAATCCAGACATCCTCACCGTGGGCGGCCGGGGCCAGGCGTCCGGGGGCGAGGTGGGCCCGCGGCTGGCGCAGGTGCGCCGCGCCGTGCGCTACGCCGACCCCTCGTCCTGGGCCATGGCCAACGCCGTGGACGCGGCGCTCACCGCTTCCCCCCGCCCGCTGGACACCAACCGGGTGGCCCTGGTGAACCTGGGGCTGCAGGGCCCTTCCGAGGCCATGGCGCAGGTGGCCGGGTCCGTGTGGGAAGGCTCTGTGTCCCCCGTGCGATTCCCCGCCGCCTCTCCCAGCGCGGCGGTCGCGCTGAGCTGCATCGCCTGGGGGATTCGAGGCCCCACCTTGTCGTTGCTCCAGCCCCTGCGACAGGGCCTGCCCGTGGCACTCGCTCTCGCCCGGGGCTGGTTGGGTCGCGGACAGGTGGAGGGGGTGCTCCTGGCTTCCTTCCACCTGCCGGCGGGTGGTGCCCCCCCGCGCGCGGCCTGCGTGTTGCTGACTCCTTCTCCCGAGGGAGAGCCCGCCAATGTCGAGCAACTCCTCGGTTTCTTCTCCACCTCCCTGGGGTAA
- a CDS encoding class I adenylate-forming enzyme family protein, which translates to MRFPFQLSGPASGLSPALIDSFLNERITDATTGGAASQQPWRLDALAEGWRRLGLRSGDLVFVAMPNGPSLLAHFFGVLAAGGVPALVAPATPVARLKVLFETFSARGLVTPRLPELDMAGLERSSLLGSETALLPPSQPPPLKPGEVVMLTSGTSGFASGCVFDLEALMRNAFKHTGAVGQREEDSVLVNLPLYYSYALVAQAFATLLSGGRLVISGPPFNPESYLRLVHEHHITVSSVTPLLVRSLLAQEHLPERLRVLTVGGDALAAPQVERLLKLRPGGELYLTYGLSEAGPRVATLAAHLEPPHRYTSVGRPLPGTRVELEGQRIPGQGELLVSSDTLMKRRIGFVEGRKAHEWRAPGLLATGDIFEIDPQGYLSFIGRLSDFVVKGGEKISLASVRRLATSLPGVVSARTEVIVDRVETNYDLHLVVTSPELTSESVRRHLQGQLRRTETPRTIYLMSTNDSRAQLGHK; encoded by the coding sequence ATGCGCTTTCCCTTTCAGCTCTCGGGACCGGCCTCGGGGCTCTCCCCGGCTCTCATCGATTCCTTCCTGAACGAACGCATCACCGATGCCACCACCGGTGGCGCGGCCTCCCAGCAGCCGTGGCGGCTCGACGCCCTCGCGGAGGGGTGGCGTCGGTTGGGCCTGCGCTCCGGGGACCTGGTGTTCGTGGCCATGCCCAACGGGCCCTCGCTGCTGGCGCACTTCTTCGGAGTGCTGGCGGCCGGCGGCGTTCCCGCCCTGGTGGCGCCCGCCACGCCCGTGGCGCGGCTGAAGGTGCTGTTCGAGACCTTCTCGGCGCGCGGGCTGGTGACGCCCCGGCTGCCCGAGCTCGATATGGCGGGGCTGGAGCGCTCCTCCCTGTTGGGCAGCGAGACGGCGCTGCTGCCTCCGAGCCAGCCCCCACCGCTCAAACCGGGCGAGGTGGTCATGCTCACCTCGGGGACCTCGGGCTTCGCCAGCGGCTGTGTCTTCGACCTGGAGGCGCTGATGCGCAACGCCTTCAAGCACACGGGAGCGGTGGGACAGCGGGAGGAGGACTCGGTCCTGGTCAACCTGCCGCTGTACTACTCGTACGCCCTGGTGGCCCAGGCCTTCGCCACGCTGCTGAGTGGCGGGCGGCTGGTCATCAGCGGGCCTCCCTTCAATCCAGAGAGCTACCTGCGGCTGGTCCATGAGCACCACATCACCGTCTCCTCGGTGACCCCGCTGCTGGTGCGCTCGCTCCTCGCCCAGGAGCACCTGCCCGAGAGGCTGCGCGTCCTCACCGTTGGAGGCGATGCCCTGGCCGCCCCGCAGGTCGAGCGGCTGTTGAAGCTGCGGCCCGGTGGCGAGCTGTACCTCACCTACGGGCTGTCCGAGGCGGGGCCGCGCGTGGCCACCCTGGCGGCCCACCTCGAGCCGCCCCACCGTTACACCTCCGTGGGGCGTCCCCTCCCCGGCACGCGCGTGGAGTTGGAGGGCCAGCGGATACCGGGTCAGGGAGAGCTGCTGGTCTCCTCGGACACGCTGATGAAGCGGCGCATTGGCTTCGTTGAGGGGCGCAAGGCGCATGAGTGGCGTGCTCCCGGCCTGCTCGCCACGGGTGACATCTTCGAGATCGACCCCCAGGGCTACCTCTCCTTCATCGGCCGGCTGTCGGACTTCGTCGTCAAGGGCGGAGAGAAGATCAGCCTGGCCTCCGTGCGGCGGCTGGCCACGTCGTTGCCAGGGGTGGTGTCGGCCCGCACCGAGGTCATCGTCGATCGGGTGGAGACGAACTACGACCTGCACCTGGTGGTCACCAGTCCCGAGCTGACCTCCGAGTCCGTCCGGCGCCACCTCCAGGGTCAGCTCCGGCGCACGGAGACGCCCCGCACCATCTACCTCATGAGCACCAACGACAGTCGAGCCCAGCTCGGGCACAAGTGA
- a CDS encoding zinc-binding dehydrogenase has translation MKAVAIQQHGGPEVLQVVELPEPAPRAQDVLVRVKAVALNHLDIWLRRGGSGLRPSLPHVPGSNVAGVVASVGAEVKDLAPGTEVLVNPGLSCGHCEACLAGDDPACRGFQLVGEHLPGGYAEYVAVPRRNVVPKPARLSFPEAACLPLSFLTAWTMLVRRAQVKPGEWVLVQAAGSGVGSAAVQICKLLGATVIATASSAEKLARLQELGVDHLINYAEQDFVTEVRRLTRRRMVDVVVEHTGAATFEKSVACLAGGGRMVLCGATTGAEVKLDLRVLFSKRLSVLGSTLGSKGDLLHLLRLVEQGRLRPVLDRTLPLEEAAQAHQLMEQRAQFGHIVLTP, from the coding sequence ATGAAGGCCGTGGCGATCCAACAGCATGGAGGGCCGGAGGTGTTGCAGGTGGTGGAGCTGCCCGAGCCCGCCCCGCGGGCGCAGGATGTGCTCGTGCGGGTGAAGGCAGTCGCGCTCAACCATCTGGACATCTGGCTGCGACGCGGGGGCTCGGGGCTGCGGCCGAGCCTCCCTCACGTCCCGGGCAGCAACGTGGCCGGAGTGGTGGCGAGCGTGGGCGCCGAGGTCAAGGATCTGGCGCCGGGGACGGAGGTGCTCGTCAACCCCGGGCTCTCGTGCGGACACTGCGAGGCGTGCCTGGCGGGTGACGATCCGGCGTGCCGCGGTTTCCAGCTGGTGGGTGAGCACCTGCCTGGGGGCTATGCCGAGTACGTGGCCGTGCCCCGGCGCAACGTGGTTCCCAAACCCGCCCGGCTCTCCTTCCCCGAGGCCGCCTGCCTGCCCCTGTCCTTCCTCACCGCGTGGACCATGCTCGTGCGGCGCGCGCAGGTGAAGCCGGGCGAGTGGGTGCTGGTCCAGGCGGCCGGTTCCGGGGTGGGCAGCGCGGCGGTGCAGATCTGCAAGCTGCTGGGTGCCACGGTGATCGCCACCGCCTCCAGCGCCGAGAAGCTGGCCCGGCTCCAGGAGCTCGGGGTCGACCACCTCATCAACTACGCCGAGCAGGACTTCGTCACGGAGGTCCGGCGCCTCACACGCCGACGCATGGTGGACGTGGTCGTCGAGCATACCGGCGCGGCCACCTTCGAGAAGAGCGTGGCGTGCCTGGCGGGTGGGGGGCGGATGGTGCTCTGCGGGGCCACCACGGGGGCCGAGGTGAAGCTGGATCTGCGGGTGCTCTTCTCCAAGCGCCTCTCCGTGCTGGGCTCCACGCTGGGCTCCAAGGGGGACCTGCTGCACCTGCTCCGGCTGGTGGAGCAGGGCAGGCTGCGGCCGGTGCTGGATCGCACCCTGCCGCTGGAGGAAGCCGCCCAGGCCCACCAGCTGATGGAGCAGCGGGCCCAATTCGGACACATCGTCCTCACTCCGTGA
- a CDS encoding DMT family transporter, with the protein MRRTAGILLILLSGASFGALGIFGRVAYASGANTPTVLFLRFGLAALLLGAVMVARRVPLPRGRVLGGLVLLGALGYVGQSLAYFSALKHASAGLTALLLYLFPALVALLSVVVDGERLTRRRVVAVVLALGGTALTIDLNGGASPKGILFGLLSALVYAVYVFTSSRVVGPAGPLASSTVILGSAGVVYGALMAAQGPALPQTPQGWMAVAGMMLLSTVMAVLTFFAGLERVGPVVASLLSTVEPLVAVLLGALLLSERLSASQGVGGLLILAAVVLLSKPESPPTPLPRQEQVSGGSWARSSESTSTTDGG; encoded by the coding sequence ATGAGACGAACCGCGGGCATCCTTCTCATCCTGTTGTCGGGCGCTTCCTTCGGAGCGCTGGGCATCTTCGGGCGCGTGGCGTACGCGTCGGGAGCGAACACGCCCACGGTGTTGTTCCTGCGCTTCGGCCTGGCGGCGCTGCTGCTGGGCGCGGTGATGGTGGCGAGGCGGGTGCCGCTGCCCCGAGGGCGCGTGCTGGGCGGCCTGGTGCTGCTGGGAGCGTTGGGGTACGTGGGGCAGAGCCTGGCGTACTTCTCGGCGCTGAAGCACGCGTCGGCTGGGTTGACGGCGCTGTTGCTCTACCTCTTCCCGGCGCTGGTGGCGCTGCTGTCGGTGGTGGTGGACGGCGAGCGGTTGACGCGGAGGCGTGTGGTGGCCGTCGTGCTGGCGCTCGGGGGGACGGCGCTGACGATTGACTTGAATGGGGGAGCGAGTCCGAAGGGGATTCTCTTCGGGTTGCTCTCGGCACTGGTGTACGCGGTGTACGTATTCACGAGCTCGCGGGTGGTGGGGCCGGCGGGGCCGCTGGCTTCGTCGACGGTCATCCTGGGCTCGGCGGGAGTGGTGTACGGAGCGCTGATGGCAGCGCAGGGGCCGGCGCTGCCGCAGACGCCGCAGGGCTGGATGGCGGTGGCGGGCATGATGCTGCTGTCGACGGTGATGGCGGTGCTGACGTTCTTCGCGGGGCTGGAGCGGGTGGGGCCGGTGGTGGCATCACTGCTGTCGACGGTGGAGCCGCTGGTGGCGGTGTTGCTGGGGGCGCTCCTGCTGAGCGAACGGTTGAGCGCGTCGCAGGGCGTGGGAGGACTGCTCATCCTCGCGGCGGTGGTGCTGCTCTCGAAGCCCGAGAGCCCCCCCACCCCCCTCCCCCGCCAGGAGCAGGTGTCGGGGGGTTCGTGGGCGCGGTCGAGCGAGAGTACCAGCACCACCGACGGCGGCTGA